GGGCGGGATGGCCGAGGCCCAGTTCGCGTCCGCCCTGCAAGCTTTGTCCAAGCGCGACAGCGATCTGGCCGCCCGCGTGGTCGCCGGCGACACCCGCGTCGACGAGCTTGAACACGAAGTGCAGCAATTCACCGTCCGCCTGTTGGCCCTGCGCCAGCCGGTGGCGTCTGATCTGCGCCACATCGTCGCCGCCCTCAAGATCGGCTCCGAACTTGAACGCGTTGCCGATTATGCCGCCAATGTGGCCAAGCGCTCGTTGGTGCTCAACCAGCTACCGCCGGTCAAGCCGGTCGCCGCCGTGCTGCATCTGGCCCATCTGGTGCAGGAAATCCTGAAAGACATCCTCGACGCCTATATCGAGCGCGACGTGGAAAAGGCCATCCGGGTGTGGAACCGGGATGAGGAGGTGGACGATCTGTACACCGGCCTGTTCCGTGAATTGATCACCTATATGATGGAAGACCCGCGCACCATCACCGCCTGCACCCATCTGATGTTCATGGCCAAGAATATCGAACGCATCGGCGACCATGCCACCAACATCGCCGAAACCCTGCATTTCCTGGTGGTCGGCACGCCGATCAAGGGCGAGCGCCCCAAGGGCAACACCGTGGATACCGAGTGAGCCACCGACATGGATATGAAGCCGCTTATTCTGATCGTCGAGGACGAGGCCGCCCTGGCCACCATGCTGCGCTATAACCTGGAAAAGGAAGGCTATCGCGTCTGCGAGGCCGGCGACGGCGAGGAAGCCCTGACCCTGGTGTCGGAGCGCAAGCCCGATCTGGTGGTGCTGGACTGGATGCTCCCCAGCCTGTCCGGCATCGAGGTCTGCCGCCAGCTGCGCCGCAAGCCGGCAACGCGTGAACTGCCCATCATCATGCTGACCGCGCGTGGCGAAGAGGGCGACAAAATCCGGGGCCTCAATACCGGCGCCGATGATTACATGACCAAGCCGTTCAGCCTGCCCGAGCTGATGGCCCGTATCCGCGCCATGCTGCGCCGGGTGCAGCCGGTGCCGCAAAAGGGCATGCTGGAATATGGCGACATCGCCATGGATCTGGCCGCCCACCGCGTCACCCGCGGCGACCGCCCGGTGCATCTGGGGCCGACGGAATTCCGCCTGCTGCAATTCTTCATGCAGCATCCCGGCAACGTCTTCTCGCGCGAAGAACTGCTGAACGCGGTGTGGGGGCCGGACATCTATGTGGAACCGCGCACCGTCGACGTCCATATCCGCCGTCTGCGCAAGGCGCTGAACGGCGACAACGATGCCGACATCATCCGCACCGTGCGTGCCGCCGGCTATGCCTTGGACTCGGAACAGGCGGCCTGATGACCGGGATTCTGGTCTGCGTCGTCGGCCCCTCGGGGGCGGGCAAGGACAGCGTCATGGCTGCCGCCCGCGCCCTGTTGGGCGCTGACGACCGCGTGGTCTTCCCCCGCCGCATCGTCACCCGCCCCGCCGATGCCGGCGGCGAGGACCATGTGGCGGTGAGTGCGGAAAAGTTCGTGTCCTTGCGCGATGCCGGCGCCCTGGCCCTGCATTGGGAAGCCCACGGTATCGCCTATGGCATCCCGGCCAGAATCCGCGACGATCTGGCCCGGGGCTGTGCCGTCATCGCCAATATCTCCCGCACCGCCATCGCCGAAGCCCGCCGGGGCTTTGACGCCGTGGTGGTGGAAATCACCGCCGACCCGGAAGTCTTGGCCCGTCGTCTGGCCGGACGCGGTCGCGAAACCGCTGAAGACATCGCCGGTCGCCTGGCCCGCGCGGCCAGCGTGCCGGCGGATGCCGACGAAACCATCGTCAACGATGGCGAACTGGCGGAAGCGGCACAGGCCTTCGCCGCGATCTTGAAGCGGGCTTGCCGGTAGGGGTGGAATTTTCTAAGCCATGTCAAAGATTGACATGCGGGGCGCCATGGCCACCAACGTGCATTTGACTCCCGAACTGGAAGCCTTTGCCCGTCATTGCGTCGAAGGCGGGCGCTACAACAACATGAGCGAAGTGGTACGAGCGGGGCTTCGCTTGCTGCAATCCGCCGAGGAAGCCGAGCGCAACGGCGCAGCCACGTTGGACGACGTGCTTGCCGACATGGACACGGCCATCGATGTAGCCTCGTGGACAATCGTGCTGCGGCCCGGGTTTTGCGCGACAGCTTGGCCGATGCCGCCCGTCGCCTGGGCTGATCCCCGGACCTTGGGGTGAACCGCCCCAGGATTGCCGGAGGCTCAAACTCCTGAGTGGATTGAGCCCATGAGCAAGACGACGAAGATTCACTCCCGCGCGGCGCGGATGTCGTCGAACAGGCAGAAGCGATGGAAGCGGCAGAACTCTGCCAAGGCGGCAAGGTCGATCTCGATGCGGCCGTCATAGCCGATGTCGTGTCCCGCATCGGCCAGAAGGTCCTCGATCTCCATCAGATACAGAAAGGCCGCCAGGGAATCGATCACCATGACCGGGGCCGCCCAGCGACCGCACGAACGGCTCCGCCGATGACAGGATATTGGTGAAGACGTATTCGTCCGCCCTGGCGAAGGCCAGGGGTGAAAGTGGAATGTGGTCGCTCATGGCCGTACGCCGCAGCCCGAACCCGTCTGGTAGACGCCTCGCCCTTGGGGCAGCACGCCCATCAGGCGGCCCAGGCCGATGATCGAGGCGGCGACCAAGGTCGCGTCGGCTCCAGGGCAATGGGTCAGGGAATCGGCCCCGGCTTCCAGGGCCTCAAGGGTGGTGACCACATCGCCGCGCCTGGTCATGACGATGATGCCGGGCCCAAAGCCCTGTCGCCGCCGGATGGATTTGATCGTGTCGATGGCTTGGCGGGGGTGGCGGCGCAGGTCGAGCAGCACGATGTCTCCCCGGTTCACGGCTCCCCGCCCATCGATGAATTCCGGCACTTCCTTGTCGGCCACCCTTATCCCGCCCCTGCGGAGCAAATGCCGCAATTCATCGTCAAATCCGCCATCAAGGCTGAGAATTACCTGCATGATAGAGTTTTCACGAAAGTCAAAAACTGGATGCATATGATAGAATTGATGATGATCCTGAAATTGTCATCATCGAGTATCAGCGGTTCCAGTCTAAGAACATCCCGCGCGGACTTTCCTCTGTCCGCCAAGCAATGCGCTCCAGTTTCCAGATTTTTGAGCATCCTGCGTCCGATTATTGTGTAACCGGCGGAATTCTAGCGATCTTGCGGATTAGATCATTGGGCGCAAATATGTACGGATACGTCTTTTTGTTGTTAAAATGTAATTTTTATCAATCTCTGGGGTGTTGTTTTATGGGGTTGGGGGCCAAGAACGACGAGGTTCCAAGAGGAGGCGCTGCTGACATGGCCTTTGTCAGCCAACAGCATGCGCGGCTTGCCCTGCGGCCGTGCCTTTAGATGTTCGACGTCGCGATAATCTGAGATTCGTCACCGATCAAGGCGGCCACGATGGCCCGCTATGCCCTCTGCTCTTGTCTAAAGGGTGAAGGGAAATACCCCCTGACAGAAGGGAGTGTCATATCGCGTACCAATACCGGGTGAGCGGTTTTTTCACTCCACTTTGCCAGCAAAGCCTGAAAGATCTTGGGGGTGCCGCAATACGTGAAGGGGCTGCATCCATATACTTTGAGGTTGATGGGGGATCATCGAGCGTTTCGTCAATGTTCCGTGCAGAACAACGATATCCTGATATTCAATAAATATCTGTCACACCTTAGCCTTCCATTGCAATATGGACATATCTCTAAAATACTACAAATTTATGCATAACAATTTACAGCTCTATTACGCGCAAGCTGGAAACGAGGCAATCGCGCTTCGCAATTATCCGGCGCTCGGAAAGAAAGTGCATTGTTCCGCCAATGATTACCGGAATGGTGTATGTCTCAGTCCACTTTCCCGTGCGCTGAGAGAAAAACACTGAATGAATACCGGAGAAGTCTCCGCATATGACACCCGGAAGCTGTCTGTCCCACAATTCATTAAAGACCGAATCGCCGCGAATTACCTTGGCATCTTGTCCAATAATTTTTGACTTATCGAATGAACCATTTTCTTCAGGCAAGAATGTCATATCAAGAATGATACTTTTTGTGCTGGCAACAGTCTTTGCCGACAAGGGGGATGCCATCAGTCGCCGGATGTCACATTCCAGGCGCGTTCCAAATTTCCACATCAGGTCTCGCAGCCGTCTGCGTCGGGAGAGATCTGGTTCACTGACCCCGCGCTCCCACCGGGACACCGTCCCCTGGTCGACATTCAGCATCTCGGCGATCACGGCTTGTTTCAGCCCGTGATAGCGGCGCAACAGGCGCAATTGGGTTTTCCAGTCGTTCATGTACGTGTCGTCACGAAGATGGTGGAAACGGAAACCAATAGACCGCCAAGGGCCACGTTCCAAGACAGAGTTTCGCCAAAGATCACCCAACCTATCAAGGCGGAAACGAAGATTCCGATGTTGTCCACCGGGCTGACCGCTGAGGCCGGAGCCAGCGAGAAAGCCTTAGCCGCGGCAAGCATAGCCAAACCGCCGCCTGCGGCCCCCATCGTGATGGCGGCCAATTCCCACGGCTCCGGGGCCTTCCACACCGACACGGCGGGGGCCATCGACATGATCGCGAAGGCCAGTTGAGAATAGGCGACGACGGTCAGTGGCGCGTTGGCTTCGGTCAGGGCCTTTACCGCCACTTGCGATGCGGCGGACAACAGAGCCGCCCCCAGCGCGGCCAGCAGGCCCAGCGACCAAGCATTCCAACGTTCCGGCATGATGATCAGAAGAATCCCCAGGAATCCTGCCGCCACCCCAAGCCAGCGACAGGGTGAAACCCGCTCTCCCAGGGTCAGCCGGGCCAGCCCGGTCAGCGGGAATATACGGGCATGGAAGATAATGGCCACGGCGGCCAGGGCAGAATTGGCATTGGCGTAGAAAAGGCACAACCCGGCCAGGAATCCGAATCCGGCACGAATGGCAAAAACCCGCCACCCCACCAGCAATGTCGGTCCGGCCACCACGAAAGCCACGCCCATGAACGCGGCCGCCACGGCGTTACGCAAGAACAACACCTCGAACGGATGAAGGCTCAGGCTGGCATGCTTCAAGAACGAAAGCTGGGCCGAAAAAAAGAAAACGGATGCCAGCATGAAAAGGCTGCCAAGCACTTGACGATTCTCCGCCATCTCGTCGCTCCCCGGTGAAGGAGGGCGGAGCGTGACGGGCTCGGTCTCCTGGGTCAAGCGGGATCGGAAGATGCCTCCCGGCCTCTACAAGCCCAGATCGATGCTAATCAGCCTCCTGCCGACGGCCAGGGCGACGGCGTGAGTCACGGTGGCGGCGGCCAGCTTTTTCTTGGCGTTCTCTATGTGGAATATCACGGTGGATTCGGAAATGGAGAGAATCTGGGCGACCTCCCACGCAGTTTTTCCGCTGGCCACCCAGGTCAGACATTCCGTTTCCCGTTTGGTGAGCATCTGACCGCCTGATTCCGCTGTATTCAGGCGGAATCCTAGCCGTCACGCCCCCAAGATCACTGGGCACAAATATGCAGCAGAACATTCATTGATAGCATTAGCTGTGCCGGCATCGCGCCAAAGAAGTAATCGGTGGGACGTAACGACGATGCGCCCCAGCCAAGGCCCATACCCTCCAATATCTTCCAGGTGTTGCCGGTGTGGAACGACCGATAGTCTGGCTCCCAGTATTGGTTGGAAGAGAACGTAAGATACGCACAGCATTGCGTTTGAGGTTCGTCTTCTCTTGGTATTCGGGAATTCATGGCTGCTTCTCATCAAGTCTTAGGAACCTCTCCCGGTCTTGCCGCGATCAAAGCGCAGGAAAAGCTGCCGACGCCCGTTTTGCGGCCTTCGCCAGGGCTGGGTGGCTGGCTGAAGGATGTTGGGGGAAGCCTTTGCTTCACCACCTACCAGTCATCCCGATTGTTCTTCCTGTTCGCCGGAGAGGACGGTCAAACCGAAGCGCAGGAACGCATCGTCGGCAGCGCCATGGGGCTGGCCATCGATGGCAACAAGCTTTGGGTCAGCAACAAGGAACAGGTCTGGCGCTTTTCCAATGTCGGCCCCCTGACCATCAAGGACCGGCAATGGCAGGCGGTCTACATGCCGCGCAAGGGCTATTTCCTCGGCGGCTGCGACACCCACGACATCGTCGCCGACACCATGTTCGGCAACCAGCGCTATGAGCTGGCCTTCGTCAACACGCTCTATTCCTGCATTGCCGCCATCGACGCCCATTACGGCTTCCGCCCCCTCTGGAAGCCCGATTTCATCACGGCTCTAAGCCCCGAGGACCGTTGCCACCTGAACGGCATGGGCACCCGCGACGGGGAAATCGCCTATGTCACCCTGTGCGGGCAGAGCGATACCCCGATCGGCTGGAAGGCGAAAAAGAACGGTGGCGGTATGGTCGTGGATATCCGCGCCAACCATGTCCTGTGCCGGGGGCTGTCCATGCCCCACAGCCCCCGCTGGCACAACGGGCGATTGTGGCTGCTGAATTCCGGCGACGGCGATTTCGGTTATCTGGACGGCGACAAATTCGTCCCCGTCGCCCTGTGTGCCGGCTTCGCCCGTGGATTGTGCTTTGTCGGCGACTATGCGGTCATCGGCCTGTCCCGCTTGCGCGACAACACCTTCGCCTCGGGCATGGCCATCAAGGACCGACTGGAACGATTGCATGTTCCGCAGCGCTGCGGCCTGATCGTCGTCGATTTGAACAGCGGCGCCGTGGTGCATTGGCTGACCATCGAAGGTGTGGTGAGCGAACTTTACGACGCCGCCTTCCTGCCGGGTATCACCCGTCCTTACACCCCGGGCTTTTCCGAACCCGACCTGCACCGCCGGATCAGCCACGCCGTCCCCGGAATTCATCCCTTTGCGCCGCCGCGTCCCCGTCCCGACCGGGACGGCGAAGACTCCGCGACCTCTGACAGCAACGGAATCGTGCTATGAACGCCATCTCCCGCCAGTACAAGCGCCGCCCCCCCAAGATGAAGATCGGCATGATGGCGCTGGAGCCGCGCATCATGTTCGACGGTGCGGCAATCGTCGACGTGGTGGACAAGACTGTCGCGGCGGACAAAAGCGTGGCTCCGCCTGCCGTGGATACCAGCGCCAAAAGCACGGTGGCCGAGATCATCGCCAAGGCCGATGTCCAGAACACGGCGGTAGCCATTACCGTGGTGCAGAGCAGCGCCCCGGCCACCGATGCCAGCGGCAGCCGGAACGAGGTCGTCGTCGTCGATACCACCGTGGTTGATTGGCAGACCCTAGTGGCGGATATGAACCCCAATATTCCGCTGATTCTGCTGCGTCCCAATGCCGACGGCATGGGGGAATTGGAGGTGATGGCCCAGGCCCTGTCGCAATACAGCAACCTGGACGCCATCCATCTGGTGGCCGAGGGCCGCACCGGCGGCATCATCCTGGCCGGCCAGGCCATCTGGAACGGCAGCCTGGACGCCGCCAGTCCCTATCTGGCCCAGATCGGCGCCGCGTTGAAGCCGGGCGGCGACTTCATACTGTATTCCTGCTCGGTGGCCGGCGGCGAGGCCGGCAAGGCCTTCATCGACGACCTGTCCAAGGCCATGGGAGACGTGGACATCGCGGCCTCGACCGACCGGACCGGCCCCACCATCCTCGGCGGCGACTGGGATCTGGAATATCAGACGGGCGACGTGGAGACGGTCCTGCCGTTTACCCTGCAAGGCATGCAGGACATCAGCCATTGTTTGGGATGTACTTCCAGTGGATCCGGTGGAAATGAGATTATCATTGGTCCAGACGGAATTACCCAATGGGCACATCATAAAGATAGCGATGCAAGTTATGGGTGGGTTGCCGATGTGGCGTTTACTTTAAATGGTATAAATACAAACAATCAACCCTTGTCGATTGGCGCTGGTGTCTACACAGCTGCAATGGCCCCAGTAAGTGAGTTTATTCCCCAAATAGTCGAGTGCAGCGCATCCCCCAACACCGCTCCCACCTTCACCGGCGGCGCCAATGCCGGCTTGACCCTGTCGGAAAACGCCACCATCACCACCATCACCACGGCGATGCTGGAGGTGAAGGACGCCGAGCAGGCGGCTAATGCGCGGACCTATACCCTGACCACCGCGCCGACCAAGGGCACCCTGACCAAAAGCGGCGTGACGGTATCGGCCAACGGCACCTTCACCCAGGCCGACATCGATGCCGGTAACATCAAGTACACGCCTACCGCCAACAACATCGGGGCCGACAGCCTTGGGTTCAAGGTATCGGACGGCACCGCCGAACTGACCAACCAGACCTTCAGCATCACCATCAGCGACGTCAACCCAAGTATTTCCAACAACACGGTGTCGTGGAACGAAAATGCCACCGGCACGGTGACCACGGTGACACCTAGCACCGACACCAACGGATTGACCTATGCCATCACCGCCGGCAACACCGGCGGCGCCTTCGCCATCGACAGCAGCGGCCAGATCACCGTCAACACCGCCTCGGCGGTGGATTTCGAGACCAATCCCACCTTTACCCTGACGGTGACGGTGGATGACGAGGACGCCGACACCAACGCCGATTCCACCGCCACCATCACCATCAACCTGACCAACGTCAACGAGGCACCGGTCAACACCAAGCCCACCACCCAAAGTGTGGCCGAGGACGGCACGCTGACCTTCTCGGCCGGCAACGGCAACGCCCTGTCGGTGACCGACGTCGATGCCGGCACCACTTTGACCACGGTGGTTTCCGTAGCCTCGGGCAAGGGCACGCTGGCGGTGACCACCGGCGGTGGCGCCAACATCACCGGCGACGGCAGCAATTCGGTGACCATCGTCGGCACCGTGGCGCAGGTGCAGAACGCCCTGTCCAGCGTGACCTATACCCCCACGGCCAATGCCAGCGGCACCGGCTATGCCACGCTGACCATCCAATCCACCGACAACGGCACCGGCACGCTGAGCGACACCGACACGGTGACCATCGACGTCACCGCGGTGGCCGACACGCCATCCGTCACCAACACCAGCACCACGCCCGGCACCCAGACCACGTCCGGGCTGGTGCTGTCGCGCAATGCCGCCGACAGCACCGAGGTGACCCATTTCAAGATCACCGGCATCACCAACGGCAATCTGTTCAAGAACAACGGCACCACCGCCATCAACAACGGCGATTTCATCACCTTCGCCGAGGGTAATGCGGGGCTGAAATTCACCCCCACCGGCGGCGGCGATGGCAGTTTCACCGCCCAGGCGTCGACCAGTGCCGCCGATGGCGGTCTGGGCGGCAGCACGGTCAGCGCCGCCATCGCCGTGGGCATGGCGGTAACCAGCCCGACGGTGAATGAAGACACCGATTCGGGTGCCATCACCGTGACCAAGGGTGGGGCCGAGACTCATTTCAAGGTTACCGGCATCACTGGCGGCACGCTTTATTCCGATGCCGGGTTCACCTCCCAGGTGACCGATGGCAGCTTCATCGCCTATGGCGGCGCCACCGCCAGCCTGTATTTCCGGCCCACCGCCCAACGCAACACCACCACCGGCGGCAACGGCGCCTTTACCGTGCAGGCGTCGGACGGCACCACTGTCAGCGGCACGGCGGTGACCAGCACCATTACCCTGACCGCCATCGCCGACACGCCGACGATCAGCAGCCACACCGTCACCGAGGATGCGACATCGCAGGCGGTCACCATCACCCGCTCGGCCAATGACGGGACAGAGACCACCCATTACAAGGTGACCTCCATCACCGGCGGCACGCTTTATTCTGATGTCGGGCTGACCCAGCAGATCAGCAATAACGGTTTCGTCGCCAGCGGTGGGGCCACCACCACCGTCTATTTTGTGCCCACGGCCAACCGCAACAGCACCACCGGCGGCAACGCCAGTTTCGCGGTGCAGGCGTCGTCATCCAATGCCGATGGCGGTCTGGGCGGCAGCACCGCCACCAGCACCATCACCTTGACCCCAGTGGCCGATACGCCCAGCGTCACCAACGCCACTACCAACGAGGACACGCAAAGCAGCTCGGGTCTGGTGATCAGCCGCAATGCCGGCGACGGGGCGGAAACCACCCATTTCAAGATCACCGCCATCACCGGCGGCACGTTGTACAAGGCCGACGGCACCACCCAGATCAGCAACGGCGACTTCATCACCTTCGCCGAGGGCAATGCCGGGCTGAAGTTCAGCCCCACCGCCAATTCCTCCAGCAATGGCAGCTTCGCGGTGGAGGCATCCACCGACGGCAGTACGGTCGCCGGATCGTCGGCGATGGCGACGGTGACGGTGAACGCGGTGGCCGACACGCCCGCCATCACCAATACCAGCACCACGCCCGGCACCCAGACCACATCCGGTCTGGTGCTAAGCCGCGCGGCGGTGGACGGAGCCGAGATAACCCATTTCAAGGTCACCGGCATCACCAACGGTAATCTGTTCAAGAACAACGGCACCACCGCCATCAACAACGGCGATTTCATCACCTTCGCCGAGGGCAATGCCGGGCTGAAATTCACCCCCACCGGCGGCGGCGATGGCA
This is a stretch of genomic DNA from Magnetospirillum gryphiswaldense MSR-1 v2. It encodes these proteins:
- a CDS encoding DUF4347 domain-containing protein, whose product is MNAISRQYKRRPPKMKIGMMALEPRIMFDGAAIVDVVDKTVAADKSVAPPAVDTSAKSTVAEIIAKADVQNTAVAITVVQSSAPATDASGSRNEVVVVDTTVVDWQTLVADMNPNIPLILLRPNADGMGELEVMAQALSQYSNLDAIHLVAEGRTGGIILAGQAIWNGSLDAASPYLAQIGAALKPGGDFILYSCSVAGGEAGKAFIDDLSKAMGDVDIAASTDRTGPTILGGDWDLEYQTGDVETVLPFTLQGMQDISHCLGCTSSGSGGNEIIIGPDGITQWAHHKDSDASYGWVADVAFTLNGINTNNQPLSIGAGVYTAAMAPVSEFIPQIVECSASPNTAPTFTGGANAGLTLSENATITTITTAMLEVKDAEQAANARTYTLTTAPTKGTLTKSGVTVSANGTFTQADIDAGNIKYTPTANNIGADSLGFKVSDGTAELTNQTFSITISDVNPSISNNTVSWNENATGTVTTVTPSTDTNGLTYAITAGNTGGAFAIDSSGQITVNTASAVDFETNPTFTLTVTVDDEDADTNADSTATITINLTNVNEAPVNTKPTTQSVAEDGTLTFSAGNGNALSVTDVDAGTTLTTVVSVASGKGTLAVTTGGGANITGDGSNSVTIVGTVAQVQNALSSVTYTPTANASGTGYATLTIQSTDNGTGTLSDTDTVTIDVTAVADTPSVTNTSTTPGTQTTSGLVLSRNAADSTEVTHFKITGITNGNLFKNNGTTAINNGDFITFAEGNAGLKFTPTGGGDGSFTAQASTSAADGGLGGSTVSAAIAVGMAVTSPTVNEDTDSGAITVTKGGAETHFKVTGITGGTLYSDAGFTSQVTDGSFIAYGGATASLYFRPTAQRNTTTGGNGAFTVQASDGTTVSGTAVTSTITLTAIADTPTISSHTVTEDATSQAVTITRSANDGTETTHYKVTSITGGTLYSDVGLTQQISNNGFVASGGATTTVYFVPTANRNSTTGGNASFAVQASSSNADGGLGGSTATSTITLTPVADTPSVTNATTNEDTQSSSGLVISRNAGDGAETTHFKITAITGGTLYKADGTTQISNGDFITFAEGNAGLKFSPTANSSSNGSFAVEASTDGSTVAGSSAMATVTVNAVADTPAITNTSTTPGTQTTSGLVLSRAAVDGAEITHFKVTGITNGNLFKNNGTTAINNGDFITFAEGNAGLKFTPTGGGDGSFTAQASTSAADGGLGGSTVNAAIAVGAAVASPTLNEDTDSGAIAITKGNAETHYKITGITGGALYSDAAFTQQVNNGDFIAQGGGGGNATTTNLYFRPTANRNSSNGGDGSFVVQASTSNADGGLTGSQITSAITLTAIADTPSVTNASTAPVTQTTSGLVLSRAAGDGAETTHFKITGITGGTLYKADGTTQITNGSFITFAEGNAGLKFTPSNGATSGAFTAQAAKAANDGGLGGSTVNAAITVNTAPTASETALTPPGGDVGSAYTFTLPNGAFTDADEGDTLTYSASGLPPGLSINANTGVISGTPTNAGTSTVTITVTDAAGATATKTMSITVMAAPVAAPPPPPPPPPPAPIPVPPPPPPPEPPPPPPPAPIPVPTPPALPPVESTLTRPATNAFQVVVAAKPAGGGDALVINAPMRDAIVAEGARISVTIPTDTFAHTKADAVVSLTATRANGAALPGWMAFNPSTGTFEGTPPPGFRGEVVVRVIARDNEGRQVVQTFKIVVGQGQGNAAPAEGGQGGGGRDGGQGEGQGQGGPQAPGRTGDASPVGRPGLTAQLRALGQDGQATKQAVLFNALKTSGKAA
- a CDS encoding helix-turn-helix domain-containing protein, which produces MLTKRETECLTWVASGKTAWEVAQILSISESTVIFHIENAKKKLAAATVTHAVALAVGRRLISIDLGL
- a CDS encoding DMT family transporter, yielding MAENRQVLGSLFMLASVFFFSAQLSFLKHASLSLHPFEVLFLRNAVAAAFMGVAFVVAGPTLLVGWRVFAIRAGFGFLAGLCLFYANANSALAAVAIIFHARIFPLTGLARLTLGERVSPCRWLGVAAGFLGILLIIMPERWNAWSLGLLAALGAALLSAASQVAVKALTEANAPLTVVAYSQLAFAIMSMAPAVSVWKAPEPWELAAITMGAAGGGLAMLAAAKAFSLAPASAVSPVDNIGIFVSALIGWVIFGETLSWNVALGGLLVSVSTIFVTTRT
- a CDS encoding helix-turn-helix domain-containing protein; its protein translation is MNDWKTQLRLLRRYHGLKQAVIAEMLNVDQGTVSRWERGVSEPDLSRRRRLRDLMWKFGTRLECDIRRLMASPLSAKTVASTKSIILDMTFLPEENGSFDKSKIIGQDAKVIRGDSVFNELWDRQLPGVICGDFSGIHSVFFSQRTGKWTETYTIPVIIGGTMHFLSERRIIAKRDCLVSSLRVIEL
- a CDS encoding type II toxin-antitoxin system ParD family antitoxin, whose product is MSKIDMRGAMATNVHLTPELEAFARHCVEGGRYNNMSEVVRAGLRLLQSAEEAERNGAATLDDVLADMDTAIDVASWTIVLRPGFCATAWPMPPVAWADPRTLG
- the phoU gene encoding phosphate signaling complex protein PhoU, translated to MSDHTVKSYDEELAHLTNIIARMGGMAEAQFASALQALSKRDSDLAARVVAGDTRVDELEHEVQQFTVRLLALRQPVASDLRHIVAALKIGSELERVADYAANVAKRSLVLNQLPPVKPVAAVLHLAHLVQEILKDILDAYIERDVEKAIRVWNRDEEVDDLYTGLFRELITYMMEDPRTITACTHLMFMAKNIERIGDHATNIAETLHFLVVGTPIKGERPKGNTVDTE
- the phnN gene encoding phosphonate metabolism protein/1,5-bisphosphokinase (PRPP-forming) PhnN — translated: MTGILVCVVGPSGAGKDSVMAAARALLGADDRVVFPRRIVTRPADAGGEDHVAVSAEKFVSLRDAGALALHWEAHGIAYGIPARIRDDLARGCAVIANISRTAIAEARRGFDAVVVEITADPEVLARRLAGRGRETAEDIAGRLARAASVPADADETIVNDGELAEAAQAFAAILKRACR
- the phoB gene encoding phosphate regulon transcriptional regulator PhoB — encoded protein: MKPLILIVEDEAALATMLRYNLEKEGYRVCEAGDGEEALTLVSERKPDLVVLDWMLPSLSGIEVCRQLRRKPATRELPIIMLTARGEEGDKIRGLNTGADDYMTKPFSLPELMARIRAMLRRVQPVPQKGMLEYGDIAMDLAAHRVTRGDRPVHLGPTEFRLLQFFMQHPGNVFSREELLNAVWGPDIYVEPRTVDVHIRRLRKALNGDNDADIIRTVRAAGYALDSEQAA
- a CDS encoding TIGR03032 family protein, with product MAASHQVLGTSPGLAAIKAQEKLPTPVLRPSPGLGGWLKDVGGSLCFTTYQSSRLFFLFAGEDGQTEAQERIVGSAMGLAIDGNKLWVSNKEQVWRFSNVGPLTIKDRQWQAVYMPRKGYFLGGCDTHDIVADTMFGNQRYELAFVNTLYSCIAAIDAHYGFRPLWKPDFITALSPEDRCHLNGMGTRDGEIAYVTLCGQSDTPIGWKAKKNGGGMVVDIRANHVLCRGLSMPHSPRWHNGRLWLLNSGDGDFGYLDGDKFVPVALCAGFARGLCFVGDYAVIGLSRLRDNTFASGMAIKDRLERLHVPQRCGLIVVDLNSGAVVHWLTIEGVVSELYDAAFLPGITRPYTPGFSEPDLHRRISHAVPGIHPFAPPRPRPDRDGEDSATSDSNGIVL
- a CDS encoding response regulator transcription factor; translated protein: MADKEVPEFIDGRGAVNRGDIVLLDLRRHPRQAIDTIKSIRRRQGFGPGIIVMTRRGDVVTTLEALEAGADSLTHCPGADATLVAASIIGLGRLMGVLPQGRGVYQTGSGCGVRP